From the genome of Leguminivora glycinivorella isolate SPB_JAAS2020 chromosome Z, LegGlyc_1.1, whole genome shotgun sequence, one region includes:
- the LOC125241874 gene encoding uncharacterized protein LOC125241874, which yields MVFKRVWDSSCPLLWDKWVADEIVWTIEDLLPEDDEHALQLLIEQFCPDERLISTLGMHEDPDALQKMGDFWRDCLSQRMSLACYKTVKKNRSLVALNVCVVKCIDDKDKTGDIGKGKFADLLNTLTYLDRNYDAFKDLGVDKFLYGLGLLVTRENRGQKLGSKLLAARLPMCQKFGLTATSTLFTGDASQKTAALCGFKTDFEVTLGKLAENGLPYPKGDERAIKIMSKKYH from the exons ATGGTATTCAAAAGAGTGTGGGACTCCAGCTGTCCTCTTTTATGGGATAAATGGGTAGCCGACGAAATCGTATGGACTATTGAAGATCTTTTACCAGAAGATGACGAACATGCTCTTCAACTCTTGATAGAACAATTTTGCCCGGATGAAAGATTGATTTCTACCCTCG GAATGCATGAAGATCCAGATGCTTTACAGAAGATGGGCGACTTTTGGCGAGATTGTTTATCACAGCGCATGAGCTTAGCTTGCTACAAAACGGTTAAAAAGAATCGGTCCTTGGTGGCGCTTAATGTATGCGTTGTTAAATGCATCGATGACAAAGACAAAACTGGAGAC ATAGGAAAGGGCAAGTTTGCTGATCTTCTTAATACGCTAACATACCTAGATAGAAATTACGACGCTTTTAAAGATCTGGGAGTCGACAAGTTCTTGTATGGTCTCGGCTTGCTGGTAACAAGGGAAAACAGAGGGCAAAAACTGGGATCGAAGTTACTTGCTGCAAG ATTACCCATGTGCCAAAAATTTGGCTTAACTGCAACGTCAACATTGTTTACCGGCGACGCCTCGCAGAAGACTGCTGCACTATGTGGATTTAAAACGGATTTCGAAGTTACCCTTGGAAAACTCGCAGAAAACGGTTTACCGTATCCAAAAGGCGACGAGAgggctattaaaataatgtcaaaaaaatatcattaa